A stretch of Spirosoma oryzicola DNA encodes these proteins:
- a CDS encoding tape measure protein gives MSAREQNIRFNFKVASEFPQVISQLETVNDLIEKQSKVASASADAVKTSLLQQRNDTKATADESLAIAKEIARQTTLERKAQLDQQTAQLKASEAQNTAFVKASEQERAAITKQIAQQTTNEQNAELRRREIELQASTERQTAAYRASLIEQAQAAQRLNDQTTLELKAELNERTIAVKAEADQQTAAIRAEQQRQTMILRNELAEQRAELKQQGNAYSELRNFIASAFGVYEIIEFGRGVIDAKSKIDVFRTGLQQMIGSKREADELFARLLEMAKTTPFQVENLMETAFQLKAMGTATKDLIPTLEVLGNMAAVVGEQKLGLIAKAFNDVQNKGKLMKQELNQFAENGVPLYDLLAESMGKTRDEVVKLAEDHKISFAQVKEALFDASSAGGRYYNLMSIQAQTLGGQVSNLADKFFLAKAKLGDYFENGLQKVVSGLSSLVEWLAGSDKAIDRNVKIVEAAGAAWLTYHGYVNSAMIAERAMAAAITAKNVVVGAGSLAMGTLNLLMISATGYTDLFSAAQVRSAAAARATWAAFLSNPLGAIILTVGALTTAYLAWQAANVIVIESIGEQQAQLEKEQRSLKVSIEQAMNLKEGTKERAAAIQSLINKYPDYFAGLDAEHTNNAQLKKILDKVNESYTTRIALAKEAYRTELNEGKLKSLIEQQEQLMKVAAQRLPAEVMLKVGGDASQLLKVIQEVPKYAEMLKGDWMTQVGDDVGRLFGGINPTIALKQITAGLKEYETEVKASDERIKKIKADNNTALITLENERHKTVLAQLKAANDGSAKDQAEYNRKAQAEEKLHATNLGEVKQQARKKEEQAENEHGGKMKTITANTAAQIKVEKLRYDSDSYFEKVKLLKAEEDAQIESVNRVLVNSKASGDKLAAVRAQSMDKIKEIHAATEKKIQDLRDETVQTLLSDTQDIVETDRQAQEAIVAANQKSKKEIDKENKEAKKEQIKDAKEIAKEVQDAEAETQKIQAETHKIQTRAYKEQTNLLFSLLGQQGGIITEMSGTVKKVYDDWDMISGKSKAEAASRLQSAETEYARYMNMYLQGDKEAEGMAARMKVTKAQATQDMTEISAAQATTALGLVGMLVSVAQKLFAALNEMHAETFRAISKAIGVTIEATNAAYDKLIEIEKENYSEQLQFTKGSYDERIRVIEQFYDRQKELVSNRDFMNDMLASNKAYADAILEAGRDTVWNHKNYTETMARAEIEINADKAQRIIQMEINQIELQKEKAAEIRDAKIDALDEYNDRFKQTVDETIDKLNEVADAEIDAINRASDKKKSALEEQLSEVKSTYDENVRLANEFFDNELKLLRAQESAKKAELQATFDLRQQLLEQSTLDEIEKIGIIDRARNEALERYRIDEVARLTATRDRILATLTDEGERERVTNEYAQRIGQVHKDVEDAKLDKTKGVSLATTQLRNEEKDTAERLKQEEKTALAILEQNFQTLFEQLSDQKDARLEKLKADSETRETELKAQIKKIEEDSKTAIEAIQNELKAKTVSLQNQVAQNEAEAALKKKIANAEYTNAVIGMNRQLFEANKAMKIAEIQTEIAILNAQKSWTGIGNGKINEAIGQLQQAISSIQGLSAGGQEVAVDGGHSFDPGNGTYHFNLDQGELQYIVDMNKAGGRDKISLRDGAVTGPSSPVREDNLSLLPEGQEVGLYKDGNPITLRYAPDGHRIFVNDANGKPVIVAFAYGYVPKTGEQFAQGTEYVEGRGYPDGIDTVPSWLTKGERVIDASKNKSLNGISNEELVARSTFFEKLQLSLPDLRGTWADIGSAKLRLPNGILSSDGKQMLDFAELTGEMQKTRQAIENQKLLRVSIDRQGFAESEIGKQSITNYWGNILDR, from the coding sequence ATGTCTGCGCGTGAGCAAAACATCCGTTTTAACTTCAAAGTAGCCTCCGAATTTCCCCAAGTTATTTCTCAATTAGAGACAGTTAACGATCTAATTGAAAAGCAGTCTAAAGTCGCGTCGGCCAGTGCCGACGCGGTTAAGACTTCACTCCTCCAACAGCGCAACGACACAAAAGCCACGGCGGACGAATCCCTAGCCATTGCCAAAGAGATCGCCCGACAGACCACGCTTGAGCGTAAAGCGCAACTTGATCAGCAGACCGCCCAGCTAAAAGCCAGCGAAGCCCAGAACACCGCTTTCGTTAAAGCCAGTGAACAGGAACGGGCTGCGATTACCAAGCAGATTGCCCAGCAGACAACCAACGAACAGAACGCTGAGCTACGCCGTCGTGAGATCGAACTACAGGCATCGACCGAGCGTCAGACCGCCGCTTACCGGGCTTCGCTCATTGAGCAGGCTCAGGCTGCGCAGCGTCTGAATGACCAGACCACGCTTGAGCTAAAAGCGGAGCTTAACGAACGCACGATTGCGGTAAAAGCCGAAGCCGACCAGCAGACGGCAGCTATCCGGGCTGAACAGCAGCGTCAGACAATGATCCTGCGCAATGAGCTGGCCGAACAGCGTGCCGAACTCAAGCAGCAGGGTAACGCGTATTCCGAGCTTCGCAACTTCATTGCCAGTGCCTTTGGCGTTTACGAAATCATTGAGTTTGGCCGGGGTGTTATTGATGCCAAATCAAAGATTGACGTTTTTCGTACGGGTTTGCAGCAAATGATTGGCAGCAAGCGCGAAGCCGACGAACTGTTTGCGCGACTTCTGGAAATGGCGAAAACGACGCCTTTCCAGGTGGAGAACCTGATGGAAACGGCGTTCCAGCTGAAAGCGATGGGTACGGCCACAAAAGACCTGATTCCTACGCTCGAAGTGCTGGGCAACATGGCCGCTGTCGTCGGTGAGCAGAAGCTGGGACTCATTGCCAAAGCCTTCAACGACGTTCAGAACAAGGGTAAGCTGATGAAACAGGAGCTTAACCAGTTCGCTGAAAACGGCGTTCCGTTGTACGACCTGCTGGCCGAGTCGATGGGTAAAACCCGAGATGAGGTTGTGAAGCTGGCCGAAGATCACAAGATTTCATTCGCTCAGGTAAAGGAAGCGTTGTTCGACGCTAGTTCGGCAGGCGGCAGGTATTATAACCTGATGTCTATTCAGGCGCAGACGCTGGGCGGTCAGGTATCTAACCTGGCTGATAAGTTTTTCCTCGCTAAAGCCAAGCTGGGGGATTACTTCGAGAACGGCCTGCAAAAAGTTGTCAGCGGGTTATCCTCGTTAGTGGAGTGGCTGGCTGGTTCTGACAAAGCGATTGACCGAAACGTCAAGATCGTTGAGGCTGCGGGTGCTGCGTGGCTGACCTATCACGGCTACGTTAATTCGGCCATGATTGCCGAACGCGCAATGGCTGCGGCAATAACGGCTAAAAACGTCGTTGTCGGTGCTGGCTCGCTGGCGATGGGTACGCTCAATCTCCTAATGATTTCGGCGACCGGCTACACGGATCTGTTTTCGGCGGCTCAGGTTCGATCCGCAGCCGCAGCGCGGGCGACGTGGGCGGCTTTCCTGAGCAATCCGCTGGGGGCTATTATTCTGACGGTTGGCGCACTGACAACGGCGTATCTGGCTTGGCAGGCGGCAAACGTGATCGTTATTGAATCAATCGGTGAGCAGCAGGCACAGCTTGAGAAAGAGCAGCGTTCGCTCAAGGTGTCGATTGAGCAGGCGATGAACCTGAAAGAAGGCACGAAGGAGCGAGCCGCTGCCATTCAGTCGCTGATTAATAAATACCCGGACTACTTTGCGGGGCTGGACGCTGAGCATACCAATAATGCCCAGCTAAAGAAGATTCTTGATAAAGTCAATGAATCGTACACGACCCGGATTGCACTCGCTAAAGAAGCCTATCGGACGGAGCTTAACGAGGGTAAACTAAAGTCGCTTATCGAACAGCAGGAACAGCTGATGAAGGTAGCGGCTCAGCGTTTACCGGCTGAGGTCATGCTGAAAGTGGGCGGGGATGCTTCGCAGCTGCTGAAAGTAATTCAGGAGGTTCCCAAGTACGCTGAAATGCTGAAAGGCGACTGGATGACTCAGGTTGGCGACGATGTCGGGCGGCTGTTCGGTGGCATTAACCCCACAATTGCGCTTAAGCAGATCACGGCGGGTCTGAAAGAGTACGAGACAGAGGTTAAAGCGTCGGACGAACGAATCAAGAAAATCAAGGCTGACAATAATACGGCTCTGATCACGCTGGAAAACGAACGGCATAAAACCGTACTGGCTCAGCTGAAAGCAGCAAACGACGGTAGTGCGAAGGATCAGGCCGAGTATAACCGCAAGGCACAGGCTGAGGAAAAGCTGCACGCTACGAATCTGGGTGAGGTCAAGCAGCAGGCCCGTAAAAAGGAGGAGCAGGCCGAAAACGAACACGGCGGTAAGATGAAAACGATCACCGCCAATACTGCGGCACAGATCAAAGTCGAAAAACTGCGGTACGATTCGGACTCTTATTTTGAGAAAGTAAAGCTGCTCAAGGCGGAGGAGGACGCACAGATCGAATCGGTCAACCGGGTACTTGTCAACAGCAAAGCGAGCGGGGATAAGCTGGCCGCTGTTCGTGCGCAGTCGATGGATAAGATCAAGGAAATTCACGCAGCTACTGAAAAGAAAATTCAGGATTTGCGCGATGAAACTGTCCAGACGCTGCTGAGCGATACGCAGGATATTGTCGAAACGGATCGTCAGGCGCAGGAAGCGATTGTTGCGGCCAATCAGAAGTCGAAAAAGGAAATCGACAAAGAGAATAAAGAGGCTAAAAAAGAGCAAATTAAGGACGCCAAAGAGATCGCCAAAGAGGTTCAGGATGCCGAAGCGGAAACTCAGAAAATTCAGGCTGAAACCCACAAAATTCAGACGAGAGCCTATAAAGAACAGACGAATCTGTTGTTTAGTCTGCTGGGGCAACAGGGCGGGATTATTACCGAAATGTCGGGTACGGTTAAAAAGGTGTACGACGATTGGGATATGATTTCGGGTAAATCCAAAGCCGAAGCCGCCAGTCGTCTGCAATCCGCCGAAACCGAGTACGCCCGGTACATGAATATGTATCTGCAAGGCGATAAGGAAGCCGAAGGCATGGCCGCACGAATGAAGGTGACCAAAGCCCAGGCTACGCAGGATATGACCGAGATTTCGGCGGCTCAGGCAACCACCGCGCTTGGTCTGGTCGGTATGCTGGTGTCAGTTGCTCAGAAGCTGTTTGCTGCGCTCAATGAAATGCACGCCGAGACATTCCGGGCGATTTCAAAGGCTATCGGCGTAACGATAGAAGCCACGAATGCGGCTTACGATAAGCTGATCGAGATCGAAAAGGAAAACTACAGTGAGCAGCTGCAATTTACGAAAGGCTCTTACGATGAGCGCATTCGTGTAATTGAGCAGTTCTACGACCGTCAGAAGGAGCTGGTTAGCAACCGCGACTTTATGAACGACATGCTGGCCTCAAACAAGGCGTACGCTGATGCGATTCTGGAAGCGGGTCGAGATACGGTGTGGAATCATAAGAACTACACTGAAACAATGGCGCGGGCTGAGATTGAGATCAATGCCGACAAAGCGCAGCGCATTATCCAGATGGAGATCAATCAGATTGAGCTACAGAAGGAGAAAGCCGCCGAGATTCGCGACGCTAAAATTGACGCGCTGGATGAATATAACGACCGTTTCAAGCAAACCGTTGACGAAACGATTGATAAGCTGAACGAAGTTGCTGACGCTGAAATCGACGCCATAAACCGGGCGTCCGACAAGAAGAAAAGTGCGCTCGAAGAACAGCTGAGCGAAGTAAAAAGCACCTACGATGAGAATGTCCGGTTAGCGAATGAGTTTTTCGATAACGAACTAAAACTACTGCGTGCGCAGGAGTCCGCCAAGAAAGCAGAGCTTCAAGCGACATTCGACCTGAGACAGCAATTACTCGAACAGTCTACGCTGGACGAAATCGAGAAAATTGGCATCATTGACCGCGCCCGGAATGAAGCACTGGAACGCTACCGGATTGACGAAGTTGCCCGGCTGACGGCAACCCGCGACCGGATTCTCGCGACGTTGACCGATGAAGGCGAGCGCGAACGCGTTACCAATGAGTACGCGCAGCGGATCGGTCAGGTGCATAAAGATGTCGAAGATGCGAAGCTCGACAAAACGAAGGGTGTCAGTCTGGCAACGACCCAACTGCGCAACGAAGAAAAGGACACGGCGGAACGGCTCAAGCAGGAGGAAAAGACGGCGCTTGCGATTCTGGAACAAAACTTTCAGACCTTATTCGAGCAGCTGTCTGATCAGAAAGACGCCCGGTTGGAGAAGCTGAAAGCTGACAGCGAGACACGCGAAACCGAACTCAAGGCGCAGATCAAAAAGATTGAGGAGGATTCAAAAACGGCCATTGAAGCCATTCAGAATGAGCTGAAAGCCAAAACGGTTTCCTTACAGAATCAGGTCGCACAGAACGAAGCGGAGGCTGCTTTAAAAAAGAAGATCGCTAATGCCGAGTATACAAACGCCGTCATTGGTATGAACCGGCAGTTGTTCGAAGCAAACAAGGCCATGAAAATAGCCGAAATCCAAACCGAAATTGCAATCCTCAACGCCCAGAAAAGCTGGACAGGGATCGGTAACGGCAAAATCAATGAAGCGATCGGGCAGCTGCAACAGGCTATTTCTTCGATTCAGGGGCTGAGTGCTGGCGGTCAGGAGGTTGCTGTTGACGGCGGGCATTCCTTCGATCCGGGTAACGGTACGTACCATTTCAATCTTGATCAGGGCGAACTGCAATACATCGTCGATATGAACAAGGCCGGGGGCCGGGATAAAATCTCACTGCGCGACGGTGCGGTAACGGGACCAAGCTCGCCGGTTCGCGAGGATAACCTGTCGCTGTTACCCGAAGGGCAGGAGGTCGGCCTGTACAAGGATGGAAACCCGATTACGCTCCGGTACGCACCCGATGGACACCGCATTTTTGTCAACGATGCGAACGGAAAGCCGGTGATCGTGGCCTTTGCCTACGGCTACGTTCCCAAGACCGGGGAACAGTTCGCCCAGGGTACGGAGTACGTCGAAGGTCGGGGCTATCCTGACGGCATTGATACAGTTCCGTCCTGGCTCACAAAGGGCGAACGCGTTATTGACGCCAGCAAGAACAAATCGCTGAACGGTATCAGTAACGAGGAGCTAGTCGCCCGGTCAACGTTTTTCGAAAAACTACAGCTGAGCCTGCCTGATCTGCGAGGGACGTGGGCCGACATCGGTAGTGCTAAACTCAGACTGCCAAACGGCATCCTATCGAGCGACGGCAAGCAGATGCTTGATTTTGCCGAATTGACCGGAGAGATGCAAAAGACGCGTCAGGCAATCGAAAATCAGAAACTGCTGCGCGTGAGTATCGACCGTCAGGGCTTCGCTGAGTCTGAAATCGGCAAGCAGAGTATTACGAACTATTGGGGGAATATTTTAGATCGTTAA
- a CDS encoding tetratricopeptide repeat protein, which yields MSNIENSKNINTGTVNAGSVRFGDEIHVHPQNVAPKYLTSKPFSAEVILGRDDDLDKIKECLWNNNHLLLLVNGEGGIGKTTLASHYWHSNEANYKHLGWIFAGDGILRGLLSMADKLKIEFQSSMNVEDRLEVFLQYLSNLEDPSLLVLDNANDIEDLQKYYKNLKSLTNFHILVTSRVNELSNITTFPVGSLDLETSIELFKTYYKNIIKEEETLLESIFIAVGFNTLVIELLAKNLRQLNKFTSNYSLQDLLKSLQENGLLQIKTKSVQTTYGSNELQTAKPEDIIKAMYNLAPLSYSQINLLCVLSILPPESIDYKILISLYNPINKDQFEDDLYNLYQKGWLDLNEENNFIKCSPVIQAIIKDANKERLLEHTHNFVANLNNSFTIIDFKELSTHVAFASSVSRSLKERTQLLALINYNISGYYHTKGNIPLAMEFIQESKNIFEYLGDKKALAECIRQIGRLYNDQGKQREAIESFDESLGLYGDENSLETISVNINKINLLNSQGRSEEALKLAQQELNNIKKLNNDFPNNQNIITVLASVHESIAEIKQKIRPLHEALEEFVKMHDCFVHLMNLSNDNYYRTGIGLSLSKIGIIYREMGDIPRALSLFVNSNRIMEEVYIKNPDSEFNQQNYARSTDLLARMYENTDSLKAEKLLKKFNSLCKTTHENNPISELSKFGYAISFDRLGNFYMHKNQLEEATTNFLRYNQLNSEMFSNNSSSELLKLAVAISNNRLGEVNSRKHEYATALDYYKEYNKIALELIVKNPSSIEIEDHIANSYAQIGYQCKKLGLYEEARTHYIKSLEIWGHLCKKTGQPRYCENLANVKRDISSI from the coding sequence ATGAGCAATATAGAAAACAGTAAAAATATCAATACAGGTACTGTTAATGCAGGTTCGGTACGTTTTGGGGATGAAATACATGTTCATCCCCAAAACGTTGCTCCTAAATATTTGACCAGTAAACCATTTAGCGCAGAAGTTATTCTAGGACGTGATGATGATTTGGATAAAATAAAAGAATGCCTTTGGAATAATAACCATTTGCTACTTTTAGTAAATGGTGAAGGCGGGATTGGTAAAACAACCTTAGCATCGCATTACTGGCATTCAAATGAAGCTAATTATAAGCATCTAGGATGGATATTCGCTGGAGATGGTATTCTTCGTGGTCTCCTATCAATGGCAGATAAACTTAAAATTGAATTTCAATCTAGTATGAATGTAGAAGATAGATTAGAAGTCTTCCTTCAATATTTATCCAACTTAGAAGATCCATCTCTGCTAGTACTAGACAATGCTAATGATATAGAAGACCTACAAAAATATTATAAGAATCTAAAGAGCCTGACAAACTTTCACATATTAGTAACAAGTAGAGTAAATGAACTATCTAATATAACTACGTTTCCTGTAGGGAGTTTAGATTTAGAAACTTCGATTGAACTTTTCAAGACATATTACAAAAATATTATTAAAGAAGAAGAGACTCTATTAGAAAGTATTTTTATAGCTGTAGGATTTAACACACTAGTTATAGAACTACTTGCAAAAAACCTAAGACAGTTAAATAAATTTACAAGCAATTATTCTTTACAGGATTTGTTAAAATCATTACAGGAAAATGGTTTATTACAAATTAAGACCAAATCGGTACAAACTACATACGGCAGTAATGAACTTCAAACAGCTAAGCCAGAAGATATAATCAAGGCTATGTATAACTTAGCTCCGTTAAGTTACAGTCAAATTAATTTATTGTGTGTTCTTAGTATACTTCCTCCGGAAAGTATTGATTACAAAATTCTGATTTCTCTTTATAACCCAATCAATAAGGACCAATTTGAAGATGACTTGTATAATTTATATCAGAAAGGCTGGTTAGATTTAAATGAAGAAAATAATTTTATCAAATGTAGCCCTGTTATACAAGCTATTATTAAGGATGCGAACAAAGAACGCCTATTAGAGCACACTCATAATTTTGTTGCAAATTTAAATAATTCATTTACAATAATAGATTTTAAAGAATTATCTACTCACGTTGCTTTTGCTTCTAGCGTATCTCGTTCCCTTAAGGAGCGAACACAGTTACTAGCGCTGATAAATTATAATATAAGCGGATATTATCACACTAAAGGTAACATACCTTTAGCTATGGAGTTCATACAAGAGAGCAAGAACATCTTTGAGTATTTAGGGGATAAAAAGGCTTTAGCTGAATGCATTCGGCAGATAGGTAGACTTTATAACGATCAGGGAAAGCAAAGAGAAGCAATCGAAAGCTTTGATGAAAGTCTCGGCCTTTACGGTGATGAAAACTCGCTAGAAACTATCTCTGTTAATATAAATAAAATTAACTTATTAAATAGCCAAGGAAGATCAGAAGAAGCTCTAAAACTAGCACAGCAAGAATTAAATAATATAAAGAAACTAAATAATGATTTCCCAAATAATCAAAACATAATTACAGTATTAGCCTCTGTACACGAATCAATTGCTGAAATAAAGCAAAAAATAAGACCTTTACATGAAGCACTAGAAGAGTTCGTAAAAATGCATGATTGCTTTGTCCATTTGATGAACTTAAGCAATGACAATTACTATAGAACAGGAATTGGCTTATCACTTTCTAAAATTGGAATTATATATAGAGAGATGGGTGATATACCTAGAGCCCTTTCTCTGTTTGTTAATAGTAATAGAATAATGGAAGAAGTGTATATTAAAAACCCTGATTCAGAATTTAATCAACAGAACTACGCACGTTCCACAGACTTACTAGCAAGAATGTATGAAAATACTGATAGTTTAAAGGCAGAGAAATTACTTAAAAAATTTAACTCTTTATGTAAAACAACACACGAAAATAACCCTATTTCTGAGCTTTCAAAATTTGGCTATGCTATCTCTTTTGACAGACTTGGAAATTTTTATATGCATAAAAATCAATTAGAAGAGGCAACGACAAATTTTTTACGTTACAATCAACTAAACTCTGAAATGTTTTCTAATAATAGCAGTTCTGAATTGTTGAAACTTGCAGTTGCAATTTCCAACAATAGATTAGGAGAAGTTAATAGTAGAAAACACGAGTATGCAACTGCACTAGATTATTATAAAGAGTACAACAAGATAGCCTTAGAGTTAATAGTCAAAAACCCATCTTCTATTGAAATAGAAGATCATATTGCTAACTCTTATGCCCAAATAGGATATCAGTGTAAAAAGCTCGGTTTATATGAAGAGGCCCGTACTCATTACATAAAATCCTTAGAGATATGGGGACACCTTTGCAAAAAAACAGGACAGCCAAGATATTGCGAGAACCTTGCCAACGTCAAAAGAGATATTTCTTCTATTTAA
- a CDS encoding DUF1353 domain-containing protein gives MYRHTIARIGRSDTAYTLRVAIDSRLSKSDQMRLTAPVIVELFNGKEVVLPAGFVTDCHSTPRLLASLLPEYDNRTNIAAVVHDYLYMHWEEFAQDQYPHDYQIIGDGPAARWYADGIYLSLMDQFHPKGWRNRLYYAAVRVFGWYNWEKFRELNQNEKENEERQNQDRNG, from the coding sequence ATGTATCGTCACACAATCGCCCGTATTGGCCGCAGCGACACGGCCTACACGTTGCGCGTCGCTATCGACTCCCGGTTAAGCAAGTCGGATCAGATGCGGCTTACCGCGCCGGTCATCGTTGAGCTGTTCAACGGCAAAGAGGTCGTGCTGCCTGCTGGCTTCGTGACCGACTGCCACAGTACACCCCGGCTGCTGGCTTCGCTGCTACCTGAATACGACAACCGGACTAATATTGCCGCTGTCGTACACGATTACCTGTATATGCATTGGGAGGAGTTCGCTCAGGATCAATACCCCCATGATTATCAGATCATCGGTGACGGCCCCGCTGCAAGATGGTATGCTGATGGAATATACCTGAGTTTAATGGATCAATTTCACCCGAAAGGCTGGCGCAATCGGCTTTACTACGCGGCTGTGCGCGTTTTTGGCTGGTATAACTGGGAAAAATTTAGAGAGCTTAATCAAAATGAAAAAGAAAATGAAGAAAGACAGAATCAGGATCGGAACGGTTGA
- a CDS encoding phage head spike fiber domain-containing protein — MLRTNNFRGGGIVPSLNLDFMQGVMHPALSYSRASAGTYFDSTGTLRTAAVNEPRFEYDPISGKLLGLLIEEQRTNMLLQSNSLNAFATNGNGIPAKTLNATTSPDATNNATLLSITTAGSDSGLRTTNAGMTPSTTYTLSVYAKANTGTILFMRNIATSTTGNDGAWFNLATGSVGVKQSNIASSSIVALAGGWYRCTITATTQATIGNNIVDVKITDADNGFGASAGKSIYVYGAQLEVGSFATSYIPTTTAAVTRSMDVCNINLGSWYNQSEGTLVMNALKAVPQGVVSRYYNFLPATGANPQWYLANDATLNRVTVTLADESGSTLFSGTSPNTLNTGSVMRTAAALRAGDCAFAVNGSVVGVGSPGSMPQFASLVLGNNSLNGARSLNGYLQRFTYYPRRLSNPLIQSLTQ, encoded by the coding sequence ATGCTGCGCACCAACAATTTCAGAGGGGGCGGGATTGTGCCCTCTCTGAATCTGGATTTCATGCAAGGTGTGATGCACCCGGCCTTGAGCTATTCCCGCGCATCGGCAGGCACGTACTTCGACAGTACGGGCACACTTCGTACGGCTGCTGTCAATGAACCGCGATTCGAGTACGATCCGATCTCTGGAAAGTTGCTTGGTTTACTGATTGAGGAGCAGCGCACGAACATGCTTTTACAAAGCAATTCGTTAAACGCTTTCGCTACGAACGGCAACGGTATTCCAGCTAAGACACTAAACGCAACAACTTCTCCAGATGCGACCAACAATGCAACCTTATTAAGTATCACTACCGCAGGCAGTGATTCGGGTTTAAGAACGACTAATGCAGGGATGACCCCTAGCACGACCTACACTCTTTCTGTGTACGCGAAGGCAAACACAGGGACTATACTTTTTATGCGCAACATCGCAACAAGCACGACAGGGAACGACGGTGCTTGGTTTAACTTAGCGACAGGCAGTGTAGGAGTAAAGCAGTCGAACATAGCCTCAAGCTCGATTGTTGCGCTGGCGGGCGGCTGGTACAGGTGTACGATTACAGCGACTACACAGGCGACAATAGGCAATAATATTGTCGATGTTAAAATAACAGATGCGGACAATGGCTTTGGTGCGTCGGCGGGAAAATCAATATACGTGTACGGCGCTCAGCTCGAAGTTGGCTCATTCGCTACGTCATACATTCCTACTACAACGGCGGCAGTAACCCGGTCGATGGATGTTTGCAATATCAACCTGGGGAGCTGGTATAATCAGAGTGAAGGTACGCTTGTAATGAACGCGCTCAAGGCCGTTCCGCAGGGTGTCGTTAGTCGGTATTACAATTTCCTGCCTGCTACTGGCGCAAACCCGCAATGGTATTTAGCGAACGATGCCACGTTAAACCGGGTCACGGTCACGCTGGCCGACGAATCGGGCAGTACGTTGTTTTCTGGTACTTCGCCCAATACGCTGAACACAGGTTCGGTAATGCGAACCGCTGCGGCTCTGCGTGCTGGCGACTGCGCGTTCGCCGTAAACGGGTCCGTCGTAGGGGTCGGCTCTCCGGGTTCGATGCCTCAGTTTGCGTCACTGGTATTAGGCAACAACAGCCTGAACGGGGCGCGTTCACTGAATGGCTATCTGCAACGATTTACCTACTACCCGCGTCGGCTGAGCAATCCACTCATTCAATCCTTAACGCAATGA